In a genomic window of Amycolatopsis japonica:
- a CDS encoding HIT family protein: MTGLDGPDVVGQDGVGVPDALQRLWTPHRLAYVQGSKRPDEGCPFCHLPEKSDEDALILARGKTVYAVLNLYPYNPGHLMAVPYRHVADYTDLTPEETVEVAEFTQHAMRVIREVSSAHGFNIGMNQGVIAGAGIAAHLHQHVVPRWGGDANFMPVIGHTKVLPQLLGETRQLLADAW; encoded by the coding sequence GTGACGGGCCTCGATGGCCCTGACGTCGTCGGACAGGACGGTGTGGGGGTCCCGGACGCGTTGCAGCGCCTGTGGACCCCGCATCGGCTCGCCTACGTGCAGGGGTCGAAGCGGCCCGACGAGGGGTGCCCGTTCTGTCATCTCCCCGAGAAGAGTGACGAGGACGCGCTGATCCTCGCGCGCGGGAAGACGGTGTACGCGGTGCTGAACCTGTACCCGTACAACCCCGGTCACCTGATGGCCGTGCCGTACCGCCATGTCGCGGACTACACGGACCTGACGCCGGAGGAGACCGTCGAGGTGGCGGAGTTCACCCAGCACGCGATGCGGGTTATCCGGGAGGTGTCGTCGGCGCACGGGTTCAACATCGGGATGAACCAGGGTGTGATCGCCGGTGCGGGCATCGCCGCGCATCTGCATCAGCACGTGGTGCCGAGGTGGGGTGGCGACGCGAACTTCATGCCGGTGATCGGGCACACGAAGGTGTTGCCGCAGTTGCTGGGGGAGACGCGGCAGCTGCTGGCGGACGCCTGGTAG
- a CDS encoding XdhC family protein: MSDRLLVAVFATPVASFLLRYGKDLGYTAVLFEPDGARVTDVEPGLEAVTTLPALGADADVVVTDHDRPELGDVLKAVLDRPTRWVGVLGNPRHAGPHVAALKALDVPDHEIARVHRPVGLNIGSRTPPEIAVATLAGLVADRNGRPGGFEFH, from the coding sequence ATGAGCGATCGGCTGCTGGTGGCGGTGTTCGCGACGCCGGTCGCGTCGTTCCTCCTGCGCTACGGCAAGGATCTCGGCTACACGGCCGTGCTGTTCGAGCCGGACGGCGCACGCGTGACGGACGTCGAGCCCGGCCTGGAGGCCGTCACGACGTTGCCGGCACTCGGCGCGGACGCCGACGTCGTCGTCACCGATCACGACCGGCCCGAACTCGGCGACGTGCTCAAGGCCGTGCTGGACCGCCCGACGCGGTGGGTCGGGGTGCTCGGCAATCCGCGCCACGCGGGCCCGCACGTCGCCGCGCTCAAGGCACTGGACGTCCCGGACCACGAGATCGCGCGCGTCCACCGCCCGGTCGGTCTGAACATCGGCTCACGCACGCCGCCCGAGATCGCCGTCGCCACCCTGGCCGGTCTGGTGGCCGACCGGAACGGGCGGCCGGGCGGCTTCGAGTTCCATTAG
- a CDS encoding phosphatidylinositol mannoside acyltransferase, which produces MSGFSQRLGDLGYATGWRLARWLPESMGSVTFGLGADLAVRRDGGGVRQLRRNLARVVPQADGVELDELTRRAMRSYARYWHEMFRLPSMDHKEVSRKVAQSITGVENLDAALAEGNGAVMALPHSGNWDAAGVWLADYLGGFTTVAERLKPESLYQRFVSYRESLGFEIVPLTGDSSAMRVLLKRLRENKAICLVGDRDLTNSGVPVKFFGEQTKMPGGPARLAATTGAALIPAGCWFTEDGWQIRLHPRIRVTNRSEVPAATQALADIFAGDIAAHPADWHMMQKFWLSDFEAGEQAEPGEAS; this is translated from the coding sequence ATGAGCGGGTTCTCCCAGCGGCTCGGTGACCTCGGCTACGCGACGGGCTGGCGGCTCGCGCGCTGGCTGCCGGAGTCGATGGGCTCGGTGACCTTCGGGCTGGGCGCCGATCTGGCCGTCCGGCGGGACGGCGGCGGGGTGCGCCAGCTTCGGCGCAACCTCGCCAGGGTCGTGCCGCAGGCGGACGGTGTCGAACTCGACGAACTGACCCGCCGCGCGATGCGGTCGTACGCCCGCTACTGGCACGAGATGTTCCGGCTGCCCTCGATGGACCACAAGGAGGTCAGCCGCAAGGTCGCCCAGTCGATCACCGGCGTGGAGAACCTCGACGCGGCCCTCGCCGAGGGCAACGGCGCGGTGATGGCGCTGCCGCACAGCGGCAACTGGGACGCCGCCGGCGTCTGGCTCGCCGACTATCTCGGCGGTTTCACCACGGTCGCGGAGCGGCTGAAACCCGAGTCGCTGTACCAGCGGTTCGTGTCCTACCGGGAATCGCTCGGTTTCGAGATCGTCCCGCTGACCGGCGACAGCTCCGCGATGCGCGTGCTGCTCAAGCGGCTGCGGGAGAACAAGGCGATCTGCCTGGTGGGGGACCGGGACCTGACGAACTCCGGCGTGCCGGTCAAGTTCTTCGGCGAGCAGACCAAGATGCCGGGCGGGCCCGCGCGGCTGGCCGCCACCACCGGCGCCGCGCTGATCCCGGCCGGGTGCTGGTTCACCGAGGATGGCTGGCAGATCCGCCTGCACCCGCGGATCCGGGTCACGAACCGGTCCGAGGTCCCGGCGGCCACCCAGGCGCTGGCGGACATCTTCGCGGGGGACATCGCCGCGCATCCGGCCGACTGGCACATGATGCAGAAGTTCTGGCTCTCCGATTTCGAAGCCGGGGAACAGGCCGAACCCGGCGAAGCGAGCTGA
- the thrS gene encoding threonine--tRNA ligase, protein MSQPSSVAAATAPRVVVPAGTTAGTAVREAGLPTKGPDTIVVVRDPEGNLRDLSWAPEAEAEVEAVAANTEDGRSVIRHSAAHVLAQAVQQQFPQAKLGIGPPVKDGFYYDFAVDTPFTPEDLQALEKRMKQIVKGAQQFSRRVFDSVDEAKKELADEPFKLELVDIKSDVDTSEVMEVGGGELTIYDNLDPRTKERVWSDLCRGPHVPTTKFIPAFKLTRVAAAYWRGDDKNPQLQRIYGTAWESAEAQDVYLERLAEAERRDHRKLGVELDLFSFPDEIGSGLPVFHPKGGIIRQEMENYSRQRHVEAGYDFVYSPHITKGALFETSGHLDWYRDGMYPAMHLDAEHNEDGSVRKPGQDYYLKPMNCPFHDLIFRSRGRSYRELPLRMFEFGSVYRYEKSGVIHGLTRVRGMTQDDAHIFCTLEQVPGELKSLLDFVLNLLRDYGLDDFYLELSTRNDEKYIGSDEVWDEATEVLRAAAVDSGLELVPDPGGAAFYGPKISVQAKDALGRTWQMSTIQLDFMLPEKFELEYTAGDGSRQRPVMIHRALFGSIERFFGVLTEHYAGAFPAWLSPVQVVGIPITEDQVEHLRGVEKALRAKGIRVDVDASGDRMQKKIRTHTTQKVPFMLLAGAKDVEAGAVSFRFRDGGQINGVSVDDAVEAIAGWVQRRENASPTVAGLEAVLR, encoded by the coding sequence GTGTCCCAGCCGTCGTCAGTAGCAGCCGCAACCGCCCCGCGCGTGGTGGTACCGGCGGGCACTACGGCGGGCACCGCGGTCCGCGAAGCCGGGCTGCCGACCAAGGGACCGGACACGATCGTCGTCGTGCGCGACCCCGAGGGGAACCTCCGCGACCTCTCCTGGGCCCCGGAGGCCGAAGCCGAGGTCGAAGCCGTCGCGGCGAACACCGAGGACGGCCGCAGCGTCATCCGCCACTCGGCCGCCCACGTGCTCGCCCAGGCCGTGCAGCAGCAGTTCCCGCAGGCCAAACTGGGCATCGGCCCGCCGGTCAAGGACGGCTTCTACTACGACTTCGCCGTCGACACCCCGTTCACCCCGGAAGACCTGCAGGCGCTCGAGAAGCGCATGAAGCAGATCGTGAAGGGCGCGCAGCAGTTCTCCCGCCGCGTCTTCGACTCGGTCGACGAGGCCAAGAAGGAACTGGCCGACGAGCCGTTCAAGCTGGAACTCGTCGACATCAAGTCCGATGTGGACACCTCCGAGGTGATGGAGGTCGGCGGCGGCGAGCTGACCATCTACGACAACCTCGACCCGCGCACCAAGGAGCGCGTGTGGAGCGACCTCTGCCGCGGCCCGCACGTGCCGACCACCAAGTTCATCCCGGCGTTCAAGCTCACCCGGGTCGCCGCCGCCTACTGGCGCGGTGACGACAAGAACCCGCAGCTGCAGCGGATCTACGGCACCGCGTGGGAATCCGCCGAGGCCCAGGACGTCTACCTGGAGCGCCTGGCCGAGGCCGAGCGGCGCGACCACCGCAAGCTCGGTGTCGAGCTGGACCTGTTCTCCTTCCCCGACGAGATCGGCTCGGGGCTGCCGGTGTTCCACCCCAAGGGCGGGATCATCCGGCAGGAGATGGAGAACTACTCGCGCCAGCGGCACGTCGAGGCCGGGTACGACTTCGTCTACTCGCCGCACATCACCAAGGGCGCGCTGTTCGAGACCTCCGGTCACCTCGACTGGTACCGCGACGGCATGTACCCGGCGATGCACCTCGACGCCGAGCACAACGAGGACGGTTCGGTCCGCAAACCCGGCCAGGACTACTACCTCAAGCCGATGAACTGCCCGTTCCACGACCTGATCTTCCGTTCGCGCGGGCGTTCCTACCGGGAACTGCCGCTGCGGATGTTCGAGTTCGGTTCCGTGTACCGCTACGAGAAGTCCGGCGTGATCCACGGCCTGACCCGCGTGCGCGGGATGACGCAGGACGACGCGCACATCTTCTGCACCCTGGAGCAGGTCCCCGGTGAGCTGAAGTCCCTTTTGGACTTCGTGCTGAACCTGTTGCGCGACTACGGTCTCGACGATTTCTACCTCGAACTGTCCACTCGGAACGACGAGAAGTACATCGGTTCGGACGAGGTGTGGGACGAGGCGACCGAGGTGCTCCGCGCCGCCGCCGTGGACTCGGGGCTGGAACTGGTGCCGGATCCGGGTGGCGCCGCGTTCTACGGGCCCAAGATCTCCGTGCAGGCGAAGGACGCGCTGGGCCGCACCTGGCAGATGTCGACCATCCAGCTGGACTTCATGCTGCCCGAGAAGTTCGAACTGGAGTACACCGCGGGCGACGGCAGCCGTCAGCGCCCGGTGATGATCCACCGCGCGCTGTTCGGCTCGATCGAGCGGTTCTTCGGCGTGCTGACCGAGCACTACGCGGGCGCGTTCCCGGCGTGGCTGTCGCCGGTCCAGGTGGTCGGCATCCCGATCACCGAGGACCAGGTCGAGCACCTGCGCGGGGTCGAGAAGGCGCTGCGGGCCAAGGGGATCCGGGTCGACGTCGACGCGAGCGGCGACCGGATGCAGAAGAAGATCCGCACCCACACCACGCAGAAGGTGCCTTTCATGCTCCTGGCGGGCGCGAAGGACGTCGAGGCGGGAGCGGTGTCGTTCCGGTTCCGTGACGGCGGCCAGATCAACGGTGTCTCGGTGGACGACGCGGTCGAGGCGATCGCCGGCTGGGTCCAGCGCCGTGAGAACGCTTCGCCGACCGTGGCGGGCTTGGAGGCGGTACTCCGGTGA
- a CDS encoding malonic semialdehyde reductase: MTTSVEPTEALNLPQDVQDLLFREARTANNFSDEPVTDEQIRAIYELVKWAPTSMNNQPLRALVIRTEEGKKRLSPLMSEGNRAKTEAAPVTVVLAADTEFHENLPRTFPHFPGAKDLFADEAGRVETAKLNALLQVGYFIIGVRAAGLAAGPMTGFDAEGIDKEFFADKPWKSLVVINVGKPGENPWFDRLPRLDFDEVVETV; encoded by the coding sequence ATGACCACCAGCGTTGAGCCGACCGAAGCCTTGAACCTCCCGCAGGACGTTCAGGACCTGTTGTTCCGCGAGGCCCGCACCGCGAACAACTTCAGCGACGAGCCGGTGACCGACGAGCAGATCCGCGCGATCTACGAGCTGGTCAAATGGGCTCCGACGTCGATGAACAACCAGCCGCTGCGCGCGCTGGTGATCCGTACCGAAGAGGGCAAGAAGCGGCTGTCCCCGCTGATGTCCGAGGGCAACCGCGCCAAGACCGAGGCCGCGCCGGTGACCGTCGTGCTGGCCGCCGACACCGAGTTCCACGAGAACCTGCCGCGCACCTTCCCGCACTTCCCGGGCGCCAAGGACCTGTTCGCCGACGAGGCGGGCCGCGTCGAGACCGCCAAGCTCAACGCGCTGCTGCAGGTCGGTTACTTCATCATCGGCGTCCGCGCCGCCGGGCTGGCCGCCGGCCCGATGACCGGCTTCGACGCCGAGGGCATCGACAAGGAGTTCTTCGCGGACAAGCCGTGGAAGTCCCTCGTCGTGATCAACGTCGGCAAGCCGGGCGAGAACCCCTGGTTCGACCGCCTGCCGCGGCTGGACTTCGACGAGGTCGTCGAGACCGTCTGA
- the pgsA gene encoding phosphatidylinositol phosphate synthase, whose translation MLNIFARASVSRVTDPMGKVLVRAGLTPNAMTVIGTAGAVLCALGFFPNDMLLWGTFTVWGFAMLDLLDGAMARARGYGTAFGAVLDATCDRLVDGALFAAIAWWCFVHDDNRPAAAAALICLVLAQVISYVKARAEASGLEADGGLVERAERLIIALVGTGLHGLGVPYTVDITLWLLAVLSVITLLQRTAAVAKAARAAKAAGPPAAEGGA comes from the coding sequence ATGCTCAACATTTTCGCGCGCGCCTCCGTTTCCCGCGTCACCGACCCGATGGGGAAGGTGCTCGTGCGCGCCGGTCTGACCCCCAACGCGATGACCGTCATCGGCACGGCCGGGGCGGTGCTGTGCGCGCTCGGGTTCTTTCCCAACGACATGCTGCTGTGGGGCACCTTCACCGTCTGGGGCTTCGCGATGCTGGACCTGCTGGATGGCGCGATGGCCCGCGCCCGCGGGTACGGCACGGCGTTCGGGGCCGTCCTCGACGCGACCTGCGACAGGCTGGTCGACGGCGCGTTGTTCGCCGCGATCGCCTGGTGGTGCTTCGTCCACGACGACAATCGCCCGGCCGCGGCCGCCGCGCTGATCTGCCTGGTGCTCGCGCAGGTCATCTCGTACGTCAAGGCCCGCGCCGAGGCCTCCGGGCTGGAGGCGGACGGCGGCCTCGTCGAACGCGCGGAACGCCTGATCATCGCCCTCGTGGGAACCGGACTGCACGGTCTGGGCGTTCCGTACACCGTGGACATCACGCTCTGGCTCCTCGCGGTGCTTTCGGTGATCACCCTGCTGCAGCGGACGGCCGCGGTGGCCAAGGCGGCGAGGGCCGCCAAGGCGGCGGGGCCACCCGCCGCGGAGGGCGGGGCATGA
- a CDS encoding YceI family protein, translated as MTTTEIPGYVAGKWTIDTAHSDIAYTVKHLGLAKSRGNFTAFTGEVVTADNILDSSVTVEIDASSVASGVDGRDTHLKSEDFFHVDEHPVITFRSTGIREDGGDYVIDGELTWRGKTVPVSLEAEFNGIGTNPANDNATTLGVSASATVNRRDFGIGPEGNAFLSEKVKIDIELQAALNA; from the coding sequence ATGACCACCACCGAGATCCCGGGCTACGTCGCAGGCAAGTGGACGATCGACACCGCCCACTCCGACATCGCCTACACCGTGAAGCACCTCGGCCTGGCGAAGTCCCGGGGCAACTTCACCGCCTTCACCGGTGAGGTCGTCACCGCCGACAACATCCTCGACTCGTCGGTCACCGTCGAGATCGACGCCTCGTCGGTCGCCAGCGGCGTCGACGGTCGTGACACGCACCTCAAGTCCGAGGACTTCTTCCACGTCGACGAGCACCCGGTCATCACCTTCCGCTCGACCGGCATCCGCGAGGACGGCGGCGACTACGTCATCGACGGCGAGCTCACCTGGCGCGGCAAGACCGTCCCGGTCTCGCTCGAGGCGGAGTTCAACGGCATCGGCACCAACCCGGCCAACGACAACGCCACCACCCTCGGCGTCTCGGCCTCCGCCACGGTGAACCGCCGCGACTTCGGCATCGGCCCGGAGGGCAACGCCTTCCTGTCCGAGAAGGTCAAGATCGACATCGAGCTGCAGGCCGCGCTCAACGCCTGA
- a CDS encoding elongation factor G-like protein EF-G2, with amino-acid sequence MADKQSKNGDSGAAVAVDDPAKVRNVVLVGPSGSGKTTLAEALLAASGTVTRAGSVVEGTTVCDHDPAAVRQQRSVGLSVAPVLHQDHKINLIDTPGYADFVGELRAGLRAADAALFVVCAAEGVDAATVAVWEECAAVGMPRAVVVSRLDHHRADPEGEIAACQEAFGAGVLPLYLPARDGLVGLITRRYFDYSQGFPPEIGEPNEAELSRMTEARNELIEGVIAESEDESLMDRYLSGEEIPEDTLIADLETAVARGSFHPVIPVCATTGVGLAEVLDGIVRAFPSPLEHVPPEVTSPTGEPHAGLRADPDGPLAAEVVRTAVDSYVGRVSLVRVFSGTLRPERPVHVSGHGLAERGHEDHDADERVAHLYSPLGANLREVPYCVAGDLCALTKVGSAETGDTVSSPEDPLIMKPWAMPEPLLPVAVIAKTRSDEDTLARNLSRLVAGDPTLRLDRNAETNQLVLWCMGEAHADVVLSRLRAGGADVGTEPVRISLRSTFAGPARGHGRHVKQSGGHGQFAVCDIEVQPLPRGSGFEFVDKVVGGSVPHQFIPSVEKGVRAQAQRGLVDGHPLIDIRVTLVDGKAHSVDSSDAAFQTAGALALKEAAAAGKIALLEPLEEVAVRLPDEHLGTVLGDLSSRRGRVLGTESGEGGRTVIRAEVPAVELLRYAIDLRSLTSGTATFTRRHARFEPMPEGAVAY; translated from the coding sequence ATGGCCGACAAACAGAGCAAGAACGGAGACTCCGGGGCCGCCGTCGCTGTGGACGACCCGGCGAAGGTCCGCAACGTCGTCCTGGTCGGCCCCTCGGGATCAGGCAAGACGACACTCGCCGAGGCCTTGCTCGCCGCGTCCGGCACGGTGACGCGGGCAGGCTCGGTGGTGGAAGGGACCACGGTGTGCGATCACGATCCCGCCGCGGTCCGGCAGCAACGGTCGGTCGGCCTTTCGGTCGCGCCGGTGTTGCACCAAGACCACAAGATCAACCTCATCGACACCCCCGGGTACGCCGATTTCGTCGGTGAGCTGCGGGCCGGACTCCGCGCCGCCGACGCCGCGTTGTTCGTGGTCTGCGCGGCGGAAGGCGTCGACGCCGCCACGGTCGCGGTCTGGGAGGAGTGCGCCGCGGTCGGGATGCCGAGGGCGGTGGTCGTCTCCCGGCTGGACCATCACCGCGCCGACCCCGAAGGCGAGATCGCGGCCTGTCAGGAGGCCTTCGGCGCCGGCGTCCTGCCGCTGTACCTGCCCGCGCGCGACGGGCTCGTCGGGCTCATCACGCGCCGCTATTTCGACTATTCCCAGGGCTTCCCGCCCGAAATCGGCGAGCCGAACGAGGCCGAACTCAGCCGGATGACCGAGGCCCGCAACGAACTGATCGAAGGGGTCATCGCCGAGAGCGAAGACGAGTCCCTGATGGACCGGTACCTCTCCGGCGAGGAGATCCCCGAGGACACGCTGATCGCCGATCTCGAAACCGCCGTCGCCCGTGGTTCCTTCCATCCGGTGATCCCGGTGTGCGCGACGACCGGGGTCGGGCTGGCCGAAGTCCTCGACGGGATCGTGCGTGCCTTCCCGTCGCCGCTGGAGCACGTCCCGCCGGAGGTCACCTCGCCCACCGGGGAGCCGCACGCCGGGCTCCGCGCCGACCCCGACGGCCCGCTGGCGGCCGAGGTGGTCCGGACCGCCGTCGACTCCTACGTCGGCAGGGTCTCGCTGGTGCGGGTGTTCTCCGGGACACTTCGCCCGGAACGGCCGGTGCACGTCTCGGGCCACGGCCTCGCCGAACGCGGCCACGAGGATCACGACGCCGACGAGCGGGTCGCGCATCTGTACTCCCCGCTCGGGGCGAACCTGCGCGAAGTCCCGTACTGCGTCGCGGGTGACCTCTGCGCGCTCACCAAGGTCGGCTCGGCGGAAACCGGCGACACCGTTTCCTCACCGGAAGACCCGCTGATCATGAAGCCGTGGGCGATGCCGGAGCCGTTGCTTCCGGTCGCCGTGATCGCGAAGACCCGCAGCGACGAGGACACGTTGGCGCGCAACCTCTCCCGGCTCGTCGCGGGCGACCCCACGCTCCGGCTGGACCGCAACGCCGAGACCAACCAGCTCGTGCTGTGGTGCATGGGCGAGGCGCACGCCGACGTCGTGCTGTCGCGGCTGCGCGCGGGAGGCGCCGACGTGGGCACCGAACCCGTCCGCATCAGCCTGCGTTCGACGTTCGCCGGGCCGGCTCGCGGGCACGGACGGCACGTCAAGCAATCCGGCGGGCACGGCCAGTTCGCCGTCTGCGACATCGAGGTCCAGCCGCTGCCGAGGGGGTCGGGCTTCGAGTTCGTGGACAAGGTCGTCGGCGGCTCGGTGCCGCACCAGTTCATCCCGAGCGTGGAGAAGGGAGTTCGGGCGCAAGCCCAGCGAGGACTCGTCGACGGTCATCCGCTGATCGACATCCGGGTGACCCTGGTCGACGGCAAGGCGCACAGCGTCGACTCGTCGGACGCCGCTTTCCAGACGGCGGGCGCGCTGGCGCTGAAGGAGGCCGCCGCGGCGGGCAAGATCGCGTTGCTCGAACCACTCGAAGAGGTGGCCGTACGGCTTCCGGACGAGCACCTGGGCACCGTGCTGGGTGATCTCTCGTCCCGGCGCGGCCGCGTACTCGGCACCGAATCGGGTGAAGGCGGCCGCACGGTCATCCGCGCCGAGGTGCCGGCCGTGGAGTTGCTGCGCTACGCGATCGACCTGCGTTCTCTGACCTCGGGCACCGCGACGTTCACCCGCAGGCATGCGCGGTTCGAGCCGATGCCGGAAGGGGCGGTGGCCTACTGA
- a CDS encoding glycosyltransferase family 4 protein, whose protein sequence is MKIGIVCPYSFDVPGGVQGHVIDLAKALLARGHQVSVLAPADEDSDVPDFVVPAGKALGIPYNGSVARLQFGPVSYARVRRWIRDGDFDVLHLHEPAAPSLSLLALKVADGPIVATFHTATTRSRTLAAFQPVLRPLLEKITARIAVSALARRVQVEHAGGDAVEVPNGVDVDFFSRALPLDGYPRAGGTVGFVGRYTEPRKGMGVLLEALRILLPEFEELRLLVVGRGDADQLRREAGPELAPHIDLLGQVDDETKARALRSVDVYCAPNTGGESFGMILTEAMAAGTPVLASGLDSFRRVLDDGKAGMLTETGDAAALADGLRELLGDPARRASLAAAAGERVAMFDWSVVTTQVLRVYETAIAADPRRVGAGEREFSR, encoded by the coding sequence ATGAAGATCGGGATCGTCTGCCCGTATTCGTTCGACGTGCCGGGCGGTGTGCAGGGACACGTCATCGATCTCGCGAAGGCGCTGCTGGCGCGCGGGCACCAGGTCTCGGTGCTCGCACCGGCGGACGAGGACTCCGACGTCCCGGATTTCGTGGTCCCCGCCGGGAAAGCGCTCGGTATCCCGTACAACGGCTCGGTCGCGCGGCTGCAGTTCGGCCCGGTGTCCTACGCCCGCGTGCGGCGATGGATCCGCGACGGCGACTTCGACGTCCTGCACCTGCACGAGCCCGCCGCGCCGAGTCTTTCCTTGCTGGCGCTGAAGGTCGCGGACGGCCCGATCGTGGCGACCTTCCACACCGCGACGACGCGTTCGCGCACACTGGCGGCGTTCCAGCCGGTGCTGCGGCCGCTGCTGGAGAAGATCACCGCGCGGATCGCGGTTTCGGCGCTGGCCCGCCGGGTCCAGGTCGAGCACGCCGGGGGTGACGCGGTCGAGGTGCCCAACGGCGTCGACGTCGACTTCTTCTCCCGCGCGCTCCCGCTGGACGGCTACCCGCGAGCGGGTGGCACGGTCGGTTTCGTCGGGCGGTACACCGAGCCCCGCAAGGGGATGGGGGTGCTGCTGGAGGCGTTGCGGATACTGCTGCCGGAGTTCGAGGAGCTGCGGCTGCTGGTCGTCGGCCGCGGCGACGCCGATCAGCTCCGGCGCGAGGCCGGGCCGGAGTTGGCGCCGCACATCGATCTGCTCGGCCAGGTCGACGACGAGACGAAGGCGCGGGCACTGCGCAGTGTCGACGTCTACTGCGCGCCGAACACGGGCGGCGAGAGTTTCGGGATGATCCTCACCGAGGCGATGGCGGCGGGAACGCCCGTGCTGGCGAGCGGCCTGGACTCGTTCCGCCGGGTCCTCGACGACGGCAAGGCCGGGATGCTGACCGAGACCGGCGACGCGGCGGCGCTGGCCGACGGGTTGCGCGAGCTGCTCGGAGACCCGGCCCGACGGGCGTCGCTGGCGGCGGCCGCGGGGGAGCGCGTCGCGATGTTCGACTGGTCCGTGGTCACGACGCAGGTCCTGCGGGTGTACGAGACGGCGATCGCCGCCGACCCCCGGCGGGTCGGCGCGGGCGAACGCGAGTTCAGCCGGTGA
- a CDS encoding MarR family winged helix-turn-helix transcriptional regulator — protein sequence MSEPRWLSDEEQKVWRDFSAATRMLQAHLEGQLQHEAGMPHTYYEVLVALSEAPERRLRMSELADARKASRSRLSHAVARLEANGWVRRESCPTDKRGSWAVLTADGFAALEEAAPGHVEAVRESLFDPLTPEQVKALGEISAAVLARLSPKCAAAEAELALREESLADLAGSAELAKAD from the coding sequence ATGTCCGAACCCCGATGGCTCTCCGACGAGGAGCAAAAAGTCTGGCGCGACTTCTCCGCGGCCACGCGGATGCTGCAAGCGCACCTGGAGGGCCAGCTTCAGCACGAGGCGGGCATGCCTCACACCTACTACGAAGTGCTCGTCGCCCTTTCCGAGGCGCCGGAGCGGCGGCTGCGGATGAGTGAGCTCGCCGACGCGCGCAAGGCGTCGCGCAGCAGGCTCTCGCACGCGGTCGCGCGCCTCGAGGCGAACGGCTGGGTGCGCCGTGAGTCCTGTCCCACCGACAAACGCGGTTCCTGGGCGGTGCTCACCGCCGACGGTTTCGCCGCGCTGGAGGAGGCCGCGCCGGGGCACGTCGAGGCGGTCCGCGAGAGCCTCTTCGACCCGCTGACCCCCGAACAGGTGAAGGCGCTCGGCGAGATCAGCGCCGCCGTACTGGCGCGGCTGTCGCCGAAGTGCGCCGCCGCCGAGGCGGAATTGGCGCTGCGGGAAGAGAGTCTCGCGGACCTCGCCGGCTCGGCCGAACTGGCCAAAGCGGACTGA